The following coding sequences lie in one Dunckerocampus dactyliophorus isolate RoL2022-P2 chromosome 4, RoL_Ddac_1.1, whole genome shotgun sequence genomic window:
- the akr1a1a gene encoding aldo-keto reductase family 1 member A1-A isoform X1, translating to MSAFVTLTTGQRMPMVGLGTWKSAPGQVKQAVLAALDCGYTHIDCAAAYGNEREVGEALALRVGPGKALRREQVFLTSKLWNTKHDPSDVEEACKTSLDHLGVSYLDLYLMHWPMAFQPGKELMPRREDGSVCYSDTHYKDTWAAMESLVDYGLVKAIGLSNFNARQTDDIIRMSRHKPVVNQVECHPYLSQVDLLAHCRSVAVCLTAYSPLGSGDRPWATTEEPCLLQDHRLVEISKRYHKTPAQVILRQEESSLCALVSAPWCVCSIEHPHQLSEPFCQSYSLFVSVGEGRAGSVHSVQRSRNCIKLQYIVNSFSIFSIVLFLEVMLKSWTPSRVSSRLVN from the exons ATGAGCGCCTTCGTCACTCTCACCACGGGCCAGAGGATGCCCATGGTGGGCCTCGGGACTTGGAAGAGTGCACCAGGACAG GTGAAACAGGCGGTGCTGGCAGCATTAGACTGTGGCTACACACACATTGACTGTGCAGCAGCATACGGCAATGAACGGGAGGTGGGGGAGGCCCTGGCCCTCAGGGTCGGTCCTGGCAAG GCCTTGCGTCGTGAACAAGTGTTTTTAACATCCAAACTGTGGAACACCAAGCATGACCCCTCGGATGTTGAAGAAGCATGCAAGACCAGCCTGGACCACCTGGGTGTCTCCTATTTAGATCTCTATCTGATGCACTGGCCTATGGCCTTTCA GCCAGGGAAGGAGCTGATGCCTCGACGAGAAGATGGGAGTGTGTGTTACTCTGACACACACTACAAAGACACATGGGCGGCCATGGAGAGCCTAGTGGACTATGGTCTGGTCAAGGCCATTGGGCTGTCCAACTTTAACGCCAGACagactgatgacatcatcagaaTGTCCAGACACAAACCTGTGGTCAACCAG GTGGAGTGTCATCCATACTTGTCCCAAGTAGATCTTCTTGCTCACTGCCG GTCAGTGGCAGTGTGCCTGACAGCCTACAGTCCCCTGGGCAGTGGGGATCGACCCTGGGCCACCACCGAGGAACCTTGTCTGCTGCAGGACCACCGACTGGTAGAAATATCCAAGAGGTACCATAAAACACCTGCGCAGGTCATACTCAG gcaggaagagagttcactttgtgcattggtttcagcaccttggtgcgtttgttccatagaacaccCACATCAactgagtgagcccttttgtcagtcatacagtctctttgtctcggtgggtgaaggcagggccggtAGCGTACACTCAGTGCAACGTAGTAGAAACTGTAttaaattgcaatatattgtcaattccttttctattttttccattgtacttttcttagaagtaatgttaaaatcttggaccccatctcgtgtatcgtctcgtcttgtgaactga
- the vcp gene encoding transitional endoplasmic reticulum ATPase produces MASGGESKNDDLATAILKQKNRPNRLIVDESINEDNSVVSLSQTKMDELQLFRGDTVLMKGKKRRETVCIVLSDDTCSDEKVRMNRVVRNNLRVRLGDVISIQPCPDVKYGKRIHVLPIDDTVEGITGNLFEVYLKPYFLEAYRPIRKGDIFLVRGGMRAVEFKVVETDPSPYCIVAPDTVIHCEGEPIRREDEEESLNEVGYDDIGGVRKQLAQIKEMVELPLRHPALFKAIGVKPPRGILLYGPPGTGKTLIARAVANETGAFFFLINGPEIMSKLAGESESNLRKAFEEAEKNAPAIIFIDELDAIAPKREKTHGEVERRIVSQLLTLMDGLKQRAHVIVMAATNRPNSIDPALRRFGRFDREVDIGIPDATGRLEILQIHTKNMKLADDVDLEQVANETHGHVGADLAALCSEAALQAIRKKMDLIDLEDETIDAEVMNSLAVTMDDFKWALSQSNPSALRETVVEVPNITWEDIGGLEDVKRELQELVQYPVEHPDKFLKFGMTPSKGVLFYGPPGCGKTLLAKAIANECQANFISIKGPELLTMWFGESEANVREIFDKARQAAPCVLFFDELDSIAKARGGNVGDGGGAADRVINQILTEMDGMSSKKNVFIIGATNRPDIIDPAILRPGRLDQLIYIPLPDEKSRMSILKANLRKSPISKDVDLDFLAKMTNGFSGADLTEICQRACKLAIRESIENEIRRERERQTNPSAMEVEEDDPVPEIRKDHFEEAMRFARRSVSDNDIRKYEMFAQTLQQSRGFGSFRFPTSTTGGSGPSHGSGGGGTGPVFNEDNDDDLYG; encoded by the exons ATGGCATCGGGAGGAGA ATCAAAGAATGATGACTTAGCTACTGCTATTCTGAAACAGAAGAACAGGCCCAACAGACTGATTGTGGATGAATCCATCAATGAAGACAACAGTGTGGTCTCACTCTCTCAG ACCAAGATGGATGAGCTGCAGCTCTTCCGTGGAGACACAGTGCTAATGAAGGGCAAGAAAAGACGTGAGACTGTGTGCATCGTGCTTTCTGATGACACCTGCTCTGATGAGAAGGTTCGGATGAACAGGGTGGTCCGCAACAACCTGAGAGTCCGACTGGGCGATGTCATCag CATTCAGCCCTGTCCTGATGTGAAGTATGGCAAGAGGATCCACGTCCTTCCAATAGATGACACAGTAGAGGGGATCACTGGAAACTTGTTTGAGGTTTATCTCAAGCCATACTTCCTAGAGGCTTACAGGCCAATCCGCAAAG GTGATATTTTCCTGGTCAGAGGGGGCATGCGTGCTGTGGAATTCAAGGTGGTGGAGACTGATCCTTCTCCGTACTGCATTGTTGCTCCTGACACTGTTATTCACTGCGAGGGAGAGCCAATCAGGAGAGAG GATGAAGAGGAATCTCTGAATGAGGTTGGCTATGATGATATTGGTGGAGTGAGGAAGCAGCTCGCTCAAATCAAAGAGATGGTGGAGCTGCCTCTGAGGCACCCTGCACTCTTTAAGGCCATAGGTGTCAAG ccCCCACGTGGAATCCTTCTGTATGGACCCCCTGGAACTGGAAAGACCTTGATTGCAAGGGCTGTGGCCAATGAAACTGGAGCTTTCTTCTTTCTCATTAATG gcCCTGAAATAATGAGCAAGCTGGCCGGAGAGAGTGAGAGTAACTTGAGGAAGGCATTTGAGGAAGCGGAGAAAAATGCTCCTGCCATCATCTTCATCGATGAGCTAGATGCCATTGCTCCAAAGAGAGAGAAG ACTCATGGAGAGGTGGAGAGGCGCATTGTTTCCCAGCTGCTGACTCTGATGGATGGCCTCAAACAGAGAGCTCACGTCATTGTAATGGCGGCCACCAACAGACCCAACAGCATAGATCCAGCTCTGAGGCGATTTG GCCGCTTTGATCGAGAAGTGGACATTGGCATTCCTGATGCCACTGGCAGACTGGAGATTCTCCAAATTCACACCAAAAACATGAAGCTGGCTGATGACGTTGACTTGGAGCAG GTTGCCAATGAGACCCATGGTCACGTGGGTGCAGATCTGGCTGCTCTGTGCTCTGAGGCGGCCCTGCAGGCCATTAGGAAGAAGATGGACCTGATTGACCTGGAGGATGAGACTATTGATGCTGAAGTCATGAACTCTCTCGCTGTCACAATGGATGACTTCAAG TGGGCTCTGAGCCAGAGCAACCCATCAGCCCTCAGAGAGACTGTTGTTGAGGTTCCCAACATTACCTGGGAGGATATTGGTGGTTTGGAAGATGTCAAAAGGGAGCTGCAGGAGTTGGTGCAG TACCCAGTGGAGCACCCAGACAAGTTCCTCAAGTTTGGCATGACCCCATCCAAAGGTGTGCTCTTCTATGGGCCCCCGGGTTGTGGTAAGACTCTGCTGGCCAAAGCCATCGCCAATGAGTGCCAGGCAAATTTCATCTCTATTAAGGGACCCGAGCTGCTCACCATGTGGTTTGGAGAGTCTGAGGCGAACGTCAGAGAGATTTTTGACAAG GCTCGTCAAGCAGCCCCGTGCGTCCTCTTCTTTGACGAGCTGGACTCCATAGCTAAGGCCCGTGGTGGCAATGTGGGAGACGGTGGCGGCGCAGCTGACCGAGTCATCAACCAGATTCTGACCGAGATGGACGGCATGTCCAGCAAGAAGAACGTCTTCATTATTGGCGCCACAAACAGGCCAGACATCATCGACCCCGCCATTCTGAGACCCGGCCGTCTGGATCAGCTTATTTACATCCCCCTGCCCGACGAGAAGAGCCGAATGAGTATCCTGAAGGCCAACCTGCGCAAGAGTCCCATCAGCAAG GATGTGGACCTTGACTTCTTGGCCAAGATGACCAATGGCTTCTCTGGAGCTGACCTCACAGAGATCTGCCAGCGAGCGTGTAAACTGGCCATCAGGGAGAGCATCGAGAATGAGATCCGCAGAGAGAGGGAGAGGCAGACCAACCCCTCAGCTATG GAGGTGGAAGAGGATGATCCTGTGCCTGAGATTAGGAAGGACCACTTTGAAGAGGCCATGCGATTTGCCCGTCGCTCCGTCAGTGACAATGACATTCGCAAATACGAGATGTTTGCACAGACGCTGCAGCAGAGCCGTGGCTTCGGCAGCTTCAG GTTCCCCACCAGTACAACAGGTGGTAGCGGTCCAAGCCACGGCTCAGGAGGAGGTGGCACTGGTCCTGTTTTCAATGAAGATAACGACGACGACCTTTATGGATAA
- the akr1a1a gene encoding aldo-keto reductase family 1 member A1-A isoform X3 has protein sequence MSAFVTLTTGQRMPMVGLGTWKSAPGQALRREQVFLTSKLWNTKHDPSDVEEACKTSLDHLGVSYLDLYLMHWPMAFQPGKELMPRREDGSVCYSDTHYKDTWAAMESLVDYGLVKAIGLSNFNARQTDDIIRMSRHKPVVNQVECHPYLSQVDLLAHCRSVAVCLTAYSPLGSGDRPWATTEEPCLLQDHRLVEISKRYHKTPAQVILRQEESSLCALVSAPWCVCSIEHPHQLSEPFCQSYSLFVSVGEGRAGSVHSVQRSRNCIKLQYIVNSFSIFSIVLFLEVMLKSWTPSRVSSRLVN, from the exons ATGAGCGCCTTCGTCACTCTCACCACGGGCCAGAGGATGCCCATGGTGGGCCTCGGGACTTGGAAGAGTGCACCAGGACAG GCCTTGCGTCGTGAACAAGTGTTTTTAACATCCAAACTGTGGAACACCAAGCATGACCCCTCGGATGTTGAAGAAGCATGCAAGACCAGCCTGGACCACCTGGGTGTCTCCTATTTAGATCTCTATCTGATGCACTGGCCTATGGCCTTTCA GCCAGGGAAGGAGCTGATGCCTCGACGAGAAGATGGGAGTGTGTGTTACTCTGACACACACTACAAAGACACATGGGCGGCCATGGAGAGCCTAGTGGACTATGGTCTGGTCAAGGCCATTGGGCTGTCCAACTTTAACGCCAGACagactgatgacatcatcagaaTGTCCAGACACAAACCTGTGGTCAACCAG GTGGAGTGTCATCCATACTTGTCCCAAGTAGATCTTCTTGCTCACTGCCG GTCAGTGGCAGTGTGCCTGACAGCCTACAGTCCCCTGGGCAGTGGGGATCGACCCTGGGCCACCACCGAGGAACCTTGTCTGCTGCAGGACCACCGACTGGTAGAAATATCCAAGAGGTACCATAAAACACCTGCGCAGGTCATACTCAG gcaggaagagagttcactttgtgcattggtttcagcaccttggtgcgtttgttccatagaacaccCACATCAactgagtgagcccttttgtcagtcatacagtctctttgtctcggtgggtgaaggcagggccggtAGCGTACACTCAGTGCAACGTAGTAGAAACTGTAttaaattgcaatatattgtcaattccttttctattttttccattgtacttttcttagaagtaatgttaaaatcttggaccccatctcgtgtatcgtctcgtcttgtgaactga
- the akr1a1a gene encoding aldo-keto reductase family 1 member A1-A isoform X2: MSAFVTLTTGQRMPMVGLGTWKSAPGQVKQAVLAALDCGYTHIDCAAAYGNEREVGEALALRVGPGKALRREQVFLTSKLWNTKHDPSDVEEACKTSLDHLGVSYLDLYLMHWPMAFQPGKELMPRREDGSVCYSDTHYKDTWAAMESLVDYGLVKAIGLSNFNARQTDDIIRMSRHKPVVNQVECHPYLSQVDLLAHCRSVAVCLTAYSPLGSGDRPWATTEEPCLLQDHRLVEISKRYHKTPAQVILRWHIQRGVVCIPKSVTPSRIQQNLQVFNFSLSEHDMKLIDSFNCSQRFIVPTMERDGNRVWRDAAHPHFPFNDPY; this comes from the exons ATGAGCGCCTTCGTCACTCTCACCACGGGCCAGAGGATGCCCATGGTGGGCCTCGGGACTTGGAAGAGTGCACCAGGACAG GTGAAACAGGCGGTGCTGGCAGCATTAGACTGTGGCTACACACACATTGACTGTGCAGCAGCATACGGCAATGAACGGGAGGTGGGGGAGGCCCTGGCCCTCAGGGTCGGTCCTGGCAAG GCCTTGCGTCGTGAACAAGTGTTTTTAACATCCAAACTGTGGAACACCAAGCATGACCCCTCGGATGTTGAAGAAGCATGCAAGACCAGCCTGGACCACCTGGGTGTCTCCTATTTAGATCTCTATCTGATGCACTGGCCTATGGCCTTTCA GCCAGGGAAGGAGCTGATGCCTCGACGAGAAGATGGGAGTGTGTGTTACTCTGACACACACTACAAAGACACATGGGCGGCCATGGAGAGCCTAGTGGACTATGGTCTGGTCAAGGCCATTGGGCTGTCCAACTTTAACGCCAGACagactgatgacatcatcagaaTGTCCAGACACAAACCTGTGGTCAACCAG GTGGAGTGTCATCCATACTTGTCCCAAGTAGATCTTCTTGCTCACTGCCG GTCAGTGGCAGTGTGCCTGACAGCCTACAGTCCCCTGGGCAGTGGGGATCGACCCTGGGCCACCACCGAGGAACCTTGTCTGCTGCAGGACCACCGACTGGTAGAAATATCCAAGAGGTACCATAAAACACCTGCGCAGGTCATACTCAG GTGGCACATTCAGAGGGGTGTAGTGTGCATCCCCAAAAGTGTGACCCCCTCCAGGATCCAGCAGAACCTGCAGGTGTTTAACTTTTCTCTGTCAGAACACGACATGAAGCTCATTGACTCCTTCAACTGCAGCCAGCGCTTCATCGTGCCAACAATGGAG CGGGACGGCAACAGAGTTTGGAGAGATGCTGCACACCCTCATTTCCCATTCAATGACCCTTACTGA